The proteins below are encoded in one region of Oncorhynchus nerka isolate Pitt River linkage group LG15, Oner_Uvic_2.0, whole genome shotgun sequence:
- the ilf3a gene encoding interleukin enhancer-binding factor 3a isoform X1 — translation MAMAAEPVPDAVWDERQAYEELLYWDSLIQRGHRLLPHDFDRYEELRYWYDCLCYEEELRQYDEYIAAIQEIEENRPQTEAPPVRTPPMRIFVSDDRHMMAKHAAVYPSSEELEAVQTVISHVECALKTVSDLLDVEAGVGVAPVPVEGAEKSEVAPPPERILRGVMRVGLVAKGLLLKGDMDLELVLLCTEKPTVTLLKKVAENLSTQIELVTEDKYEVTQIPEEAEIVIKSIKEPVLTLTIHLTSPMIRMEAEPEGAGATTPLEEPPGEKLTVDSDAPADVLDRQKCLTALASLRHAKWFQAKVNDLKSAAIVIRIMRDLCNRVPTWAPLRGWPLELLCEKAIGTCDRPMGAGESFRRVLECLASGILMADGPGIKDPCEKEKVDAISHLDTQQREDITQSAQHALRLSAFGQLYKVLGMDSLPAREPRRTIGPGLRNYGSQILASSTYPPKRPHDAADKGGDDSKKRKSQKFQKYPKFPRKSSTEEKPGDSPMAMNALMRLNQHKPGLQYRLTGQSGPVHFPVFTMSVDVDGDTYEASGPSKRTAKLHLAAKVLQKLGLPTGADVKIEPGEEGGANVPSTPTASDASMASDENGPILTKHGKNPVMELNEKRRSLKYELSAETGGSHDKCFVMEVEVDGQKFKGRGSNKKEAKAYAALAALDKLFPEGAGPYYNPHSDPKKKKPVTYTSMHIPGFGTIRGIPTDTEPNNRGRGRGRGRGKPTTGSSYNQTSYRYGSSAGSGYRKCLLSTLLSRELMSDRLDNLYSMGATEAASTTTTSTGDASTETDASGNTTGYGTFYPESSYTTPAITASATSAAMTAQAQVGASSLGDYQSVPPPLDQQSPYSYGYGGDKKSLLTAAQSQAQQTQQQVDYSMYSTAYPSSVTGGQMYSYGEWGFGYGNQSSFSMYGNASSQGYGAAATPQTQQTSYPTAYGNMNYQYK, via the exons ATGGCTATGGCAGCAGAGCCAGTGCCAGATGCAGTCTGGGACGAACGCCAGGCCTATGAAGAGCTCCTGTACTGGGACAGCCTGATACAGCGAGGCCATCGCCTGCTACCACACGactttgacag aTATGAGGAGCTACGCTACTGGTATGACTGTCTCTGTTATGAGGAGGAGTTGAGGCAGTACGATGAGTACATCGCAGCCATACAGGAGATCGAGGAGAACCGACCCCAAACTGAG GCCCCTCCGGTGCGCACGCCTCCCATGCGTATCTTCGTGAGCGACGACCGCCACATGATGGCGAAGCACGCGGCGGTGTACCCATCGTCTGAGGAGCTGGAGGCGGTGCAGACAGTCATCTCCCACGTGGAGTGTGCCCTCAAGACCGTCTCCGACCTGCTGGATGTGGAGGCCGGAGTCGGTGTGGCGCCTGTACCTGTGGAGGGGGCAGAGAAGAG TGAGGTGGCTCCCCCTCCAGAGCGTATCCTGCGTGGGGTGATGAGGGTGGGCCTGGTGGCCAAGGGCCTGCTGCTGAAGGGAGACATGGACCTGGAGCTGGTGCTGCTCTGCACTGAGAAACCCACCGTCACCCTGCTCAAGAAGGTGGCTGAGAACCTCTCCACCCAGATTGAG CTCGTCACAGAGGACAAGTATGAGGTCACCCAGATCCCAGAGGAGGCGGAGATTGTGATCAAGAGCATCAAGGAGCCCGTCCTGACCCTAACCATTCACCTGACCTCCCCCATGATACGCATGGAGGCTGAGCCAGAGGGTGCCGGAGCTACCACCCCCCTGGAGGAACCACCTGGAG AAAAGCTAACGGTCGACAGCGATGCGCCGGCGGACGTTCTGGACAGGCAGAAATGCCTAACTGCCTTGGCATCTCTCCGCCACGCCAAGTGGTTCCAG GCTAAGGTCAACGACCTGAAGTCGGCCGCCATCGTGATCCGTATCATGAGAGACCTGTGTAACCGCGTCCCCACCTGGGCTCCACTCAGAGGATGG CCTTTAGAGCTGCTGTGTGAGAAGGCCATTGGAACATGCGATCGGCCAATGGGAGCAGGAGAGTCTTTCCGCAGAGTTCTCGAGTGCTTGGCGTCTGGAATCCTGATGGCCG ACGGTCCGGGTATCAAGGACCCTTGTGAGAAGGAGAAGGTGGACGCCATCAGCCACCTGGACACTCAGCAACGTGAGGACATTACACAGAGTGCCCAG CATGCCCTAAGGTTGTCCGCGTTCGGACAGCTGTACAAGGTGCTAGGGATGGATTCCCTGCCCGCCAGAGAACCAAGGAGGACCATAGGACCAGGTCTCAGAAACTACGGTT CTCAGATCCTGGCCAGTTCCACCTACCCTCCCAAGAGACCTCATGATGCCGCGGACAAAGGGGGAGATGACAGCAAGAAGAGGAAGTCTCAGAAGTTCCAGAAATATCCAAAATTTCCTAGGAAGTCGT CCACAGAAGAGAAGCCCGGGGACTCTCCTATGGCCATGAACGCCCTGATGCGTCTCAACCAGCACAAGCCTGGTCTGCAGTACCGTCTGACGGGTCAGAGCGGTCCAGTGCACTTCCCAGTGTTCACCATGTCTGTAGACGTGGACGGCGATACATACGAGGCCTCAGGGCCGTCCAAACGCACCGCCAAACTCCACCTAGCTGCCAAG GTCCTGCAGAAGTTGGGCCTGCCCACTGGGGCGGATGTGAAGATTGAACCAGGCGAAGAGGGAGGAGCCAACGTACCATCCACACCTACAGCAAGTGATGCGTCCATGGCATCTGACGAG AACGGTCCCATCCTCACTAAGCACGGGAAGAACCCAGTGATGGAGCTGAATGAGAAGAGACGCAGCCTGAAGTACGAGCTCTCTGCTGAGACCGGGGGCAGCCATGACAAGTGCTTCGTCATGGAG GTGGAGGTAGATGGACAGAAGTTCAAAGGTCGAGGCTCCAACAAGAAGGAGGCCAAAGCCTACGCAGCCTTAGCTGCTTTGGACAAACTTTTCCCAGAGGGGGCGGGGCCCTACTATAACCCTCACTCTGACCCCAAGAAGAAGAAACCAGTTACATACACTTCCATG CATATCCCAGGCTTTGGCACTATTCGAGGCATTCCAACCGACACGGAGCCTAACAACCGGGGCCGCGGGCGAGGCAGGGGTCGAGGAAAGCCTAcgactggcagcagctacaacCAAA CAAGCTACCGTTATGGAAGCAGTGCTGGCTCTGGTTATCGTAAGTGTCTTCTCTCCACACTGTTGTCAAGGGAACTAATGAGTGATCGGTTAG aCAATCTGTACAGTATGGGTGCAACAGAGGCTGCTTCCACAACAACCACCTCCACCGGTGACGCCTCCACAGAGACAGATGCCAGCGGCAACACCACTGGCTACGGCACCTTCTACCCCGAATCATCCTACACCACACCGGCCATAACCGCCTCCGCCACCTCGGCTGCCATGACCGCCCAAGCCCAGGTCGGTGCATCTTCCCTGGGTGACTACCAGTCGGTGCCCCCTCCCCTGGACCAGCAGAGCCCCTATAGTTATGGCTACGGAGGGGATAAGAAGAGTCTGCTGACTGCAGCTCAGTCTCAAGCCCAACAGACCCAGCAACAGGTGGACTACTCTATGTACAGTACAGCCTACCCCAGCTCTGTCACCGGGGGCCAAATGTACAGTTACGGTGAGTGGGGATTCG GCTACGGCAACCAATCGAGCTTCAGCATGTATGGGAACGCCTCCTCCCAGGGCTATGGGGCGGCTGCTACTCCCCAGACCCAGCAGACTTCCTACCCCACGGCATACGGAAACATGAACTATCAGTACAAATAG
- the ilf3a gene encoding interleukin enhancer-binding factor 3a isoform X5, whose protein sequence is MAMAAEPVPDAVWDERQAYEELLYWDSLIQRGHRLLPHDFDRYEELRYWYDCLCYEEELRQYDEYIAAIQEIEENRPQTEAPPVRTPPMRIFVSDDRHMMAKHAAVYPSSEELEAVQTVISHVECALKTVSDLLDVEAGVGVAPVPVEGAEKSEVAPPPERILRGVMRVGLVAKGLLLKGDMDLELVLLCTEKPTVTLLKKVAENLSTQIELVTEDKYEVTQIPEEAEIVIKSIKEPVLTLTIHLTSPMIRMEAEPEGAGATTPLEEPPGEKLTVDSDAPADVLDRQKCLTALASLRHAKWFQAKVNDLKSAAIVIRIMRDLCNRVPTWAPLRGWPLELLCEKAIGTCDRPMGAGESFRRVLECLASGILMADGPGIKDPCEKEKVDAISHLDTQQREDITQSAQHALRLSAFGQLYKVLGMDSLPAREPRRTIGPGLRNYGSQILASSTYPPKRPHDAADKGGDDSKKRKSQKFQKYPKFPRKSSTEEKPGDSPMAMNALMRLNQHKPGLQYRLTGQSGPVHFPVFTMSVDVDGDTYEASGPSKRTAKLHLAAKVLQKLGLPTGADVKIEPGEEGGANVPSTPTASDASMASDENGPILTKHGKNPVMELNEKRRSLKYELSAETGGSHDKCFVMEVEVDGQKFKGRGSNKKEAKAYAALAALDKLFPEGAGPYYNPHSDPKKKKPVTYTSMHIPGFGTIRGIPTDTEPNNRGRGRGRGRGKPTTGSSYNQTSYRYGSSAGSGYHNLYSMGATEAASTTTTSTGDASTETDASGNTTGYGTFYPESSYTTPAITASATSAAMTAQAQVGASSLGDYQSVPPPLDQQSPYSYGYGGDKKSLLTAAQSQAQQTQQQVDYSMYSTAYPSSVTGGQMYSYGEWGFGYGNQSSFSMYGNASSQGYGAAATPQTQQTSYPTAYGNMNYQYK, encoded by the exons ATGGCTATGGCAGCAGAGCCAGTGCCAGATGCAGTCTGGGACGAACGCCAGGCCTATGAAGAGCTCCTGTACTGGGACAGCCTGATACAGCGAGGCCATCGCCTGCTACCACACGactttgacag aTATGAGGAGCTACGCTACTGGTATGACTGTCTCTGTTATGAGGAGGAGTTGAGGCAGTACGATGAGTACATCGCAGCCATACAGGAGATCGAGGAGAACCGACCCCAAACTGAG GCCCCTCCGGTGCGCACGCCTCCCATGCGTATCTTCGTGAGCGACGACCGCCACATGATGGCGAAGCACGCGGCGGTGTACCCATCGTCTGAGGAGCTGGAGGCGGTGCAGACAGTCATCTCCCACGTGGAGTGTGCCCTCAAGACCGTCTCCGACCTGCTGGATGTGGAGGCCGGAGTCGGTGTGGCGCCTGTACCTGTGGAGGGGGCAGAGAAGAG TGAGGTGGCTCCCCCTCCAGAGCGTATCCTGCGTGGGGTGATGAGGGTGGGCCTGGTGGCCAAGGGCCTGCTGCTGAAGGGAGACATGGACCTGGAGCTGGTGCTGCTCTGCACTGAGAAACCCACCGTCACCCTGCTCAAGAAGGTGGCTGAGAACCTCTCCACCCAGATTGAG CTCGTCACAGAGGACAAGTATGAGGTCACCCAGATCCCAGAGGAGGCGGAGATTGTGATCAAGAGCATCAAGGAGCCCGTCCTGACCCTAACCATTCACCTGACCTCCCCCATGATACGCATGGAGGCTGAGCCAGAGGGTGCCGGAGCTACCACCCCCCTGGAGGAACCACCTGGAG AAAAGCTAACGGTCGACAGCGATGCGCCGGCGGACGTTCTGGACAGGCAGAAATGCCTAACTGCCTTGGCATCTCTCCGCCACGCCAAGTGGTTCCAG GCTAAGGTCAACGACCTGAAGTCGGCCGCCATCGTGATCCGTATCATGAGAGACCTGTGTAACCGCGTCCCCACCTGGGCTCCACTCAGAGGATGG CCTTTAGAGCTGCTGTGTGAGAAGGCCATTGGAACATGCGATCGGCCAATGGGAGCAGGAGAGTCTTTCCGCAGAGTTCTCGAGTGCTTGGCGTCTGGAATCCTGATGGCCG ACGGTCCGGGTATCAAGGACCCTTGTGAGAAGGAGAAGGTGGACGCCATCAGCCACCTGGACACTCAGCAACGTGAGGACATTACACAGAGTGCCCAG CATGCCCTAAGGTTGTCCGCGTTCGGACAGCTGTACAAGGTGCTAGGGATGGATTCCCTGCCCGCCAGAGAACCAAGGAGGACCATAGGACCAGGTCTCAGAAACTACGGTT CTCAGATCCTGGCCAGTTCCACCTACCCTCCCAAGAGACCTCATGATGCCGCGGACAAAGGGGGAGATGACAGCAAGAAGAGGAAGTCTCAGAAGTTCCAGAAATATCCAAAATTTCCTAGGAAGTCGT CCACAGAAGAGAAGCCCGGGGACTCTCCTATGGCCATGAACGCCCTGATGCGTCTCAACCAGCACAAGCCTGGTCTGCAGTACCGTCTGACGGGTCAGAGCGGTCCAGTGCACTTCCCAGTGTTCACCATGTCTGTAGACGTGGACGGCGATACATACGAGGCCTCAGGGCCGTCCAAACGCACCGCCAAACTCCACCTAGCTGCCAAG GTCCTGCAGAAGTTGGGCCTGCCCACTGGGGCGGATGTGAAGATTGAACCAGGCGAAGAGGGAGGAGCCAACGTACCATCCACACCTACAGCAAGTGATGCGTCCATGGCATCTGACGAG AACGGTCCCATCCTCACTAAGCACGGGAAGAACCCAGTGATGGAGCTGAATGAGAAGAGACGCAGCCTGAAGTACGAGCTCTCTGCTGAGACCGGGGGCAGCCATGACAAGTGCTTCGTCATGGAG GTGGAGGTAGATGGACAGAAGTTCAAAGGTCGAGGCTCCAACAAGAAGGAGGCCAAAGCCTACGCAGCCTTAGCTGCTTTGGACAAACTTTTCCCAGAGGGGGCGGGGCCCTACTATAACCCTCACTCTGACCCCAAGAAGAAGAAACCAGTTACATACACTTCCATG CATATCCCAGGCTTTGGCACTATTCGAGGCATTCCAACCGACACGGAGCCTAACAACCGGGGCCGCGGGCGAGGCAGGGGTCGAGGAAAGCCTAcgactggcagcagctacaacCAAA CAAGCTACCGTTATGGAAGCAGTGCTGGCTCTGGTTATC aCAATCTGTACAGTATGGGTGCAACAGAGGCTGCTTCCACAACAACCACCTCCACCGGTGACGCCTCCACAGAGACAGATGCCAGCGGCAACACCACTGGCTACGGCACCTTCTACCCCGAATCATCCTACACCACACCGGCCATAACCGCCTCCGCCACCTCGGCTGCCATGACCGCCCAAGCCCAGGTCGGTGCATCTTCCCTGGGTGACTACCAGTCGGTGCCCCCTCCCCTGGACCAGCAGAGCCCCTATAGTTATGGCTACGGAGGGGATAAGAAGAGTCTGCTGACTGCAGCTCAGTCTCAAGCCCAACAGACCCAGCAACAGGTGGACTACTCTATGTACAGTACAGCCTACCCCAGCTCTGTCACCGGGGGCCAAATGTACAGTTACGGTGAGTGGGGATTCG GCTACGGCAACCAATCGAGCTTCAGCATGTATGGGAACGCCTCCTCCCAGGGCTATGGGGCGGCTGCTACTCCCCAGACCCAGCAGACTTCCTACCCCACGGCATACGGAAACATGAACTATCAGTACAAATAG
- the ilf3a gene encoding interleukin enhancer-binding factor 3a isoform X3: MAMAAEPVPDAVWDERQAYEELLYWDSLIQRGHRLLPHDFDRYEELRYWYDCLCYEEELRQYDEYIAAIQEIEENRPQTEAPPVRTPPMRIFVSDDRHMMAKHAAVYPSSEELEAVQTVISHVECALKTVSDLLDVEAGVGVAPVPVEGAEKSEVAPPPERILRGVMRVGLVAKGLLLKGDMDLELVLLCTEKPTVTLLKKVAENLSTQIELVTEDKYEVTQIPEEAEIVIKSIKEPVLTLTIHLTSPMIRMEAEPEGAGATTPLEEPPGEKLTVDSDAPADVLDRQKCLTALASLRHAKWFQAKVNDLKSAAIVIRIMRDLCNRVPTWAPLRGWPLELLCEKAIGTCDRPMGAGESFRRVLECLASGILMADGPGIKDPCEKEKVDAISHLDTQQREDITQSAQHALRLSAFGQLYKVLGMDSLPAREPRRTIGPGLRNYGSQILASSTYPPKRPHDAADKGGDDSKKRKSQKFQKYPKFPRKSSTEEKPGDSPMAMNALMRLNQHKPGLQYRLTGQSGPVHFPVFTMSVDVDGDTYEASGPSKRTAKLHLAAKVLQKLGLPTGADVKIEPGEEGGANVPSTPTASDASMASDENGPILTKHGKNPVMELNEKRRSLKYELSAETGGSHDKCFVMEVEVDGQKFKGRGSNKKEAKAYAALAALDKLFPEGAGPYYNPHSDPKKKKPVTYTSMHIPGFGTIRGIPTDTEPNNRGRGRGRGRGKPTTGSSYNQTSYRYGSSAGSGYRKCLLSTLLSRELMSDRLDNLYSMGATEAASTTTTSTGDASTETDASGNTTGYGTFYPESSYTTPAITASATSAAMTAQAQVGASSLGDYQSVPPPLDQQSPYSYGYGGDKKSLLTAAQSQAQQTQQQVDYSMYSTAYPSSVTGGQMYSYGYGNQSSFSMYGNASSQGYGAAATPQTQQTSYPTAYGNMNYQYK, from the exons ATGGCTATGGCAGCAGAGCCAGTGCCAGATGCAGTCTGGGACGAACGCCAGGCCTATGAAGAGCTCCTGTACTGGGACAGCCTGATACAGCGAGGCCATCGCCTGCTACCACACGactttgacag aTATGAGGAGCTACGCTACTGGTATGACTGTCTCTGTTATGAGGAGGAGTTGAGGCAGTACGATGAGTACATCGCAGCCATACAGGAGATCGAGGAGAACCGACCCCAAACTGAG GCCCCTCCGGTGCGCACGCCTCCCATGCGTATCTTCGTGAGCGACGACCGCCACATGATGGCGAAGCACGCGGCGGTGTACCCATCGTCTGAGGAGCTGGAGGCGGTGCAGACAGTCATCTCCCACGTGGAGTGTGCCCTCAAGACCGTCTCCGACCTGCTGGATGTGGAGGCCGGAGTCGGTGTGGCGCCTGTACCTGTGGAGGGGGCAGAGAAGAG TGAGGTGGCTCCCCCTCCAGAGCGTATCCTGCGTGGGGTGATGAGGGTGGGCCTGGTGGCCAAGGGCCTGCTGCTGAAGGGAGACATGGACCTGGAGCTGGTGCTGCTCTGCACTGAGAAACCCACCGTCACCCTGCTCAAGAAGGTGGCTGAGAACCTCTCCACCCAGATTGAG CTCGTCACAGAGGACAAGTATGAGGTCACCCAGATCCCAGAGGAGGCGGAGATTGTGATCAAGAGCATCAAGGAGCCCGTCCTGACCCTAACCATTCACCTGACCTCCCCCATGATACGCATGGAGGCTGAGCCAGAGGGTGCCGGAGCTACCACCCCCCTGGAGGAACCACCTGGAG AAAAGCTAACGGTCGACAGCGATGCGCCGGCGGACGTTCTGGACAGGCAGAAATGCCTAACTGCCTTGGCATCTCTCCGCCACGCCAAGTGGTTCCAG GCTAAGGTCAACGACCTGAAGTCGGCCGCCATCGTGATCCGTATCATGAGAGACCTGTGTAACCGCGTCCCCACCTGGGCTCCACTCAGAGGATGG CCTTTAGAGCTGCTGTGTGAGAAGGCCATTGGAACATGCGATCGGCCAATGGGAGCAGGAGAGTCTTTCCGCAGAGTTCTCGAGTGCTTGGCGTCTGGAATCCTGATGGCCG ACGGTCCGGGTATCAAGGACCCTTGTGAGAAGGAGAAGGTGGACGCCATCAGCCACCTGGACACTCAGCAACGTGAGGACATTACACAGAGTGCCCAG CATGCCCTAAGGTTGTCCGCGTTCGGACAGCTGTACAAGGTGCTAGGGATGGATTCCCTGCCCGCCAGAGAACCAAGGAGGACCATAGGACCAGGTCTCAGAAACTACGGTT CTCAGATCCTGGCCAGTTCCACCTACCCTCCCAAGAGACCTCATGATGCCGCGGACAAAGGGGGAGATGACAGCAAGAAGAGGAAGTCTCAGAAGTTCCAGAAATATCCAAAATTTCCTAGGAAGTCGT CCACAGAAGAGAAGCCCGGGGACTCTCCTATGGCCATGAACGCCCTGATGCGTCTCAACCAGCACAAGCCTGGTCTGCAGTACCGTCTGACGGGTCAGAGCGGTCCAGTGCACTTCCCAGTGTTCACCATGTCTGTAGACGTGGACGGCGATACATACGAGGCCTCAGGGCCGTCCAAACGCACCGCCAAACTCCACCTAGCTGCCAAG GTCCTGCAGAAGTTGGGCCTGCCCACTGGGGCGGATGTGAAGATTGAACCAGGCGAAGAGGGAGGAGCCAACGTACCATCCACACCTACAGCAAGTGATGCGTCCATGGCATCTGACGAG AACGGTCCCATCCTCACTAAGCACGGGAAGAACCCAGTGATGGAGCTGAATGAGAAGAGACGCAGCCTGAAGTACGAGCTCTCTGCTGAGACCGGGGGCAGCCATGACAAGTGCTTCGTCATGGAG GTGGAGGTAGATGGACAGAAGTTCAAAGGTCGAGGCTCCAACAAGAAGGAGGCCAAAGCCTACGCAGCCTTAGCTGCTTTGGACAAACTTTTCCCAGAGGGGGCGGGGCCCTACTATAACCCTCACTCTGACCCCAAGAAGAAGAAACCAGTTACATACACTTCCATG CATATCCCAGGCTTTGGCACTATTCGAGGCATTCCAACCGACACGGAGCCTAACAACCGGGGCCGCGGGCGAGGCAGGGGTCGAGGAAAGCCTAcgactggcagcagctacaacCAAA CAAGCTACCGTTATGGAAGCAGTGCTGGCTCTGGTTATCGTAAGTGTCTTCTCTCCACACTGTTGTCAAGGGAACTAATGAGTGATCGGTTAG aCAATCTGTACAGTATGGGTGCAACAGAGGCTGCTTCCACAACAACCACCTCCACCGGTGACGCCTCCACAGAGACAGATGCCAGCGGCAACACCACTGGCTACGGCACCTTCTACCCCGAATCATCCTACACCACACCGGCCATAACCGCCTCCGCCACCTCGGCTGCCATGACCGCCCAAGCCCAGGTCGGTGCATCTTCCCTGGGTGACTACCAGTCGGTGCCCCCTCCCCTGGACCAGCAGAGCCCCTATAGTTATGGCTACGGAGGGGATAAGAAGAGTCTGCTGACTGCAGCTCAGTCTCAAGCCCAACAGACCCAGCAACAGGTGGACTACTCTATGTACAGTACAGCCTACCCCAGCTCTGTCACCGGGGGCCAAATGTACAGTTACG GCTACGGCAACCAATCGAGCTTCAGCATGTATGGGAACGCCTCCTCCCAGGGCTATGGGGCGGCTGCTACTCCCCAGACCCAGCAGACTTCCTACCCCACGGCATACGGAAACATGAACTATCAGTACAAATAG